A single window of Novipirellula aureliae DNA harbors:
- a CDS encoding ArnT family glycosyltransferase, which yields MYVPYKSKLRRVWREHFPARTQHAASVASSWSRQQRLVAWATLILTACVVLMPNLAYPLIEPDETRYAQIAIEMNEARDWVTPTLDGRAYLDKPPLMYWLTALSFQMFGTNETAARLPSMLAALATISLTFGWGSRIVGRRSAWLGAMSLSLCGGFMLAGRFLILDSLLAFLTTTCLLSGYIAVRGKDHRPGWWMVSGVACALGVLTKGPLAFVLCAPPFVVSGWLRADHSRTRVLHWVAFVMPMVAVCVPWYVAVAKFNPQFLDYFFWEHNYQRFMQGSNHEQPFWFYVPVVFAAMFPASLLLPSVGVFLVSSSNRKRSLRSKDLGFLVCAAFWMLAFFSAARCKLPTYILPALPFLCLTMGVMLDQTVFRAGSVDRITNYLKPFPQRATLILLASCAAVTGVNIFLNDSVFLVDVLASIVCVASCIFVVIHWNRDIAFGRLAWAGTTAVAVGVLMLVSTVLLPTISNERSVFVETQRVAGTHPKAVIVFFGENSHGARFHLSTQQTLAFPIECEEEFVGFAAEQDDFILVTDDARIERTRQKLEATHRLTASPRHQHVYQATRVIRTAGSVACAEKVSR from the coding sequence ATGTATGTACCTTACAAATCGAAATTGCGGCGAGTATGGAGAGAGCACTTTCCCGCCCGAACTCAGCACGCAGCTTCCGTCGCTTCGAGCTGGTCCCGACAGCAACGGCTCGTTGCCTGGGCAACGTTGATACTAACTGCCTGCGTGGTGTTGATGCCAAACTTGGCATACCCGTTGATCGAACCTGATGAGACACGGTACGCACAGATTGCGATTGAGATGAATGAAGCTCGTGATTGGGTTACGCCGACGCTTGACGGGCGAGCATATCTGGATAAGCCTCCTTTGATGTATTGGTTGACGGCATTGTCGTTCCAGATGTTCGGTACGAACGAAACGGCAGCGAGACTGCCGTCGATGTTAGCGGCCCTCGCGACGATAAGCCTGACGTTCGGTTGGGGCAGTCGTATTGTCGGACGTCGTTCGGCTTGGCTGGGCGCAATGTCGTTATCGCTATGTGGCGGATTTATGCTAGCGGGTCGGTTTCTCATTTTGGATTCGCTGCTGGCGTTCCTTACGACCACTTGTTTGCTTTCCGGCTACATCGCCGTGCGAGGCAAAGACCATCGCCCGGGTTGGTGGATGGTCTCGGGGGTAGCTTGCGCTTTGGGGGTGCTAACCAAAGGCCCTTTGGCATTCGTGTTGTGTGCGCCGCCTTTCGTGGTGAGCGGTTGGCTGCGAGCCGATCACAGTCGCACTCGGGTCTTGCACTGGGTCGCGTTTGTCATGCCGATGGTCGCAGTGTGCGTTCCGTGGTACGTCGCAGTGGCGAAATTCAATCCCCAGTTCCTGGACTATTTCTTCTGGGAACATAACTACCAACGTTTCATGCAGGGATCAAACCACGAACAACCGTTTTGGTTCTATGTGCCAGTGGTATTCGCGGCGATGTTCCCAGCCTCGTTGTTGTTACCGTCGGTCGGCGTGTTTTTAGTCAGTTCGAGCAATCGGAAACGCTCGCTAAGGTCAAAGGATCTCGGCTTTCTCGTTTGCGCCGCGTTCTGGATGTTGGCCTTCTTTTCGGCAGCCCGTTGCAAATTGCCAACGTACATTTTGCCCGCATTACCATTTCTTTGTCTGACGATGGGCGTCATGCTAGATCAGACCGTATTTCGAGCCGGGTCCGTCGATCGGATCACGAACTATTTAAAGCCATTCCCGCAGCGAGCAACGCTGATTCTGTTGGCCTCTTGTGCGGCGGTAACGGGCGTCAATATCTTCCTCAACGACAGTGTTTTCCTTGTCGATGTGCTCGCGTCGATCGTTTGCGTTGCATCATGCATTTTTGTCGTCATCCATTGGAATCGCGACATCGCTTTCGGTCGCTTGGCTTGGGCCGGTACCACAGCGGTTGCGGTCGGAGTGTTGATGCTCGTGTCGACGGTTTTGCTACCAACGATTTCAAACGAACGATCGGTTTTTGTCGAAACACAGCGAGTAGCGGGCACCCATCCGAAGGCGGTGATTGTATTCTTTGGCGAAAACTCGCACGGCGCGAGGTTTCATTTGTCGACACAGCAAACGTTAGCCTTTCCGATCGAGTGCGAAGAAGAATTCGTTGGCTTCGCGGCAGAACAAGACGATTTTATTCTGGTCACTGACGACGCTCGGATCGAACGGACTCGCCAGAAGCTTGAAGCAACACATCGGTTGACCGCCTCGCCGCGACACCAACACGTCTATCAAGCGACACGAGTTATCCGAACCGCTGGATCGGTCGCTTGTGCGGAAAAGGTGAGTCGTTAA
- a CDS encoding helix-turn-helix transcriptional regulator, translating into MSEKISTADLASAIGVDRRTLTRWRQAGLIPPPQRIALAGKKGRVAVWDRAIVALCIRLQELFMDGRSVAEVKQKIDAEFTNKKPKSKSKPGSDSSGVKRELLAARKIVLAAVRAFRDRNATPTASTLFPEELVDKAHRLAGNGYDVVLVWDGTSATVASSTEVTVMLTQQSGEASAALLVVPLTDCFPKHNVPSGRTRERGTRRVDI; encoded by the coding sequence TTGTCCGAAAAAATTAGTACCGCTGATTTAGCTTCTGCAATTGGCGTCGATCGACGCACACTGACGCGATGGCGGCAGGCGGGGTTAATCCCGCCGCCGCAGCGTATCGCACTCGCAGGCAAGAAGGGACGCGTTGCTGTATGGGACCGGGCAATCGTCGCACTTTGCATTCGCTTGCAAGAGCTTTTCATGGACGGCAGGTCGGTCGCGGAAGTGAAGCAAAAGATCGACGCTGAGTTCACAAACAAGAAGCCAAAAAGCAAGTCGAAACCGGGATCCGATTCAAGCGGCGTAAAGCGTGAATTGCTTGCGGCGCGGAAGATCGTGCTTGCTGCCGTGCGAGCATTTCGGGATCGCAACGCGACGCCGACGGCATCTACACTGTTTCCAGAGGAGCTTGTGGATAAGGCTCACCGTCTGGCAGGCAACGGATATGATGTTGTTTTGGTATGGGACGGAACGAGTGCGACAGTGGCTTCCTCCACTGAGGTAACAGTCATGTTGACGCAGCAGAGCGGCGAAGCGAGTGCCGCCTTGCTCGTCGTCCCTTTGACCGATTGTTTTCCGAAGCACAACGTTCCATCGGGTCGAACGCGCGAACGAGGAACACGCCGTGTCGACATATGA
- the tnpA gene encoding IS66 family insertion sequence element accessory protein TnpA encodes MSQTNAAQAWDDRLARFDRLDITVRQFCLNVGVSQVSFYYWRAKRCGSRSDIEHHQPKSLARCIPVSLAVPEPPKPQSAMAVKMAVDLPGSIRIRCWPSAVSSIVCLWSGNVSSNTSERLAARSTMQAD; translated from the coding sequence ATGTCTCAAACCAATGCCGCCCAAGCTTGGGACGATCGGCTCGCTCGATTCGATCGCCTCGACATCACTGTTCGTCAGTTCTGCCTCAACGTAGGTGTCTCGCAGGTATCTTTCTATTACTGGCGCGCGAAGCGTTGCGGCAGCCGCTCTGACATCGAGCATCACCAACCCAAATCGTTAGCAAGATGCATTCCGGTTTCTTTGGCCGTGCCTGAACCGCCAAAGCCGCAATCGGCGATGGCTGTGAAGATGGCTGTGGATCTGCCCGGTAGCATTCGTATCCGATGTTGGCCCTCCGCCGTTAGTTCCATTGTCTGTCTCTGGTCGGGGAACGTTTCGAGCAACACGAGTGAGAGGCTTGCCGCCAGATCGACAATGCAGGCTGACTAG
- a CDS encoding ParB/RepB/Spo0J family partition protein, translating to MRSKKVRIENLTHHQWQGSIISDLQPKEFASLKNDIEQRGLQTPILVTRDFMVIDGHQRLRACVELKFDEIDAVYFEPTSEHERDQAFLLNNIQRRQMGVVARARAIQKLVEIERAKMFGCRSRPTASQLRDRIAKSIGGSMSGRTVDRYIQLLRLPTWLQDCVDRGEVGLVLALKCERLDRATLESIEAKILTGVHPKKLIKSALDEKPTSHAVGVETDTEVNPYDEFLDTAAWFLNWLDDDIDSIVGTAAVDLDIVATLDRMIQTCTAVRDGEATLCESS from the coding sequence ATGCGATCGAAAAAAGTAAGAATTGAGAACCTTACCCATCATCAGTGGCAAGGCAGTATTATATCAGACTTGCAACCGAAAGAATTCGCCTCGCTAAAAAATGATATTGAACAGCGAGGACTGCAAACCCCCATCCTCGTCACTCGCGATTTTATGGTGATCGACGGACATCAGCGGCTGCGGGCGTGTGTCGAATTGAAATTCGACGAGATCGATGCTGTTTATTTTGAGCCCACGTCAGAGCACGAACGTGATCAAGCATTCTTATTAAACAATATCCAACGACGGCAGATGGGTGTCGTCGCGCGAGCCCGAGCGATCCAAAAACTTGTAGAAATAGAACGCGCGAAAATGTTTGGTTGTCGCAGTCGTCCGACGGCATCACAACTCCGTGATCGCATTGCTAAATCGATCGGTGGCTCAATGAGCGGTCGTACCGTCGACCGCTATATCCAACTGCTCAGGCTGCCGACTTGGTTGCAAGACTGCGTCGACCGCGGCGAGGTCGGTTTGGTCCTGGCCCTCAAATGCGAGCGATTAGATCGCGCAACCTTAGAGTCGATCGAGGCCAAAATACTAACTGGAGTGCATCCGAAAAAACTTATTAAATCCGCGCTCGATGAAAAACCGACAAGCCACGCCGTGGGCGTCGAAACGGACACCGAGGTCAATCCGTACGACGAATTTCTGGACACCGCGGCATGGTTTCTGAACTGGCTCGACGACGATATCGATTCAATCGTAGGCACAGCTGCCGTGGATTTGGATATTGTCGCAACGCTTGATCGAATGATCCAAACATGCACTGCTGTTCGCGACGGCGAAGCGACGCTATGTGAGAGTTCGTAA
- a CDS encoding IS1380 family transposase — protein sequence MSLQSAQQFVLGFWDNKPIEFEQVEENLSSDGGLIAFYQLDQKLGWTKSLANLISDPRSDPTHTALSIVRQRIFGIIAGYEDQNDHDSLRSDPVFKLIAEQSPDGDDLASQPTISRLENSVTAGDLLKMEDWFIDRFVESFTEEPNELTLDIDTFDDPAHGNQQLVLFHGFYNQYQYQVRAITCAENDMIVLPSLLFGSAHASLGAADDLARVIEKIRQRFPHVTIHVRADSGFAVPEMYDTLERLDGVLYSIGYQMNARVKRESSELLQQSVAAFESSGESQRNFLLLDYRAKGWPRSRSIVVKCEVQSQGTNRRAVVTNRPGVSVCPGGVYDEYADRGESENRNKELKCELCCDRLSDHRYMANLFRVMMHSVAANLLVRIRQIVERVPEIDEFANAEIPLEAQSPGVKRRHHTRRRRRDPLGEGHACTWRTHVIKVACRVIVRTRRVRVQFSSSWPWANHLGRVADLLSGYARPDLNSA from the coding sequence ATGAGTTTACAGTCTGCGCAGCAATTTGTCTTGGGCTTTTGGGACAATAAACCGATCGAATTTGAGCAAGTCGAGGAGAATCTATCCTCCGATGGCGGACTGATCGCCTTCTATCAGCTCGATCAAAAACTCGGTTGGACAAAATCCCTGGCGAACCTCATCTCCGACCCGCGATCCGACCCCACTCACACCGCTCTGTCGATCGTTCGTCAACGCATCTTCGGGATCATCGCGGGATACGAAGATCAGAACGACCACGACTCCTTGCGAAGCGATCCTGTCTTCAAACTTATCGCCGAACAATCACCCGACGGCGACGACTTGGCCAGCCAACCGACGATCTCACGATTGGAAAACTCGGTCACTGCAGGCGATCTCCTCAAAATGGAAGACTGGTTCATCGATCGTTTTGTGGAGTCCTTCACCGAAGAGCCTAACGAGCTCACGCTGGATATCGATACGTTTGATGATCCTGCTCACGGTAATCAACAACTCGTCCTCTTTCACGGTTTCTACAACCAGTACCAGTATCAAGTCCGTGCGATCACGTGTGCCGAGAACGACATGATCGTGTTGCCAAGTTTGCTGTTCGGCTCGGCTCACGCCAGCTTGGGAGCTGCCGACGATCTGGCCCGAGTCATTGAAAAGATTCGCCAGCGATTCCCGCATGTGACCATTCACGTTCGTGCCGATTCAGGGTTCGCGGTCCCTGAAATGTATGACACATTGGAACGGCTCGATGGCGTTCTCTACAGCATCGGCTATCAGATGAATGCACGCGTCAAACGCGAAAGTAGCGAGCTTTTGCAGCAAAGTGTGGCCGCGTTCGAATCCTCCGGCGAGTCTCAACGGAACTTCCTCTTGCTTGATTACCGAGCGAAAGGTTGGCCGCGATCTCGCAGCATCGTGGTCAAGTGCGAGGTTCAATCCCAAGGGACTAACCGCCGCGCTGTGGTTACCAATCGCCCGGGTGTGAGTGTTTGTCCGGGCGGCGTTTATGACGAGTACGCCGATCGTGGCGAGAGCGAAAATCGTAACAAGGAACTCAAGTGTGAATTGTGTTGTGATCGCCTCAGTGACCATCGTTACATGGCCAATCTGTTCCGCGTGATGATGCACAGCGTTGCGGCGAACTTGCTGGTGCGAATTCGGCAGATTGTCGAGAGAGTGCCTGAGATTGATGAGTTCGCCAATGCTGAGATTCCTTTAGAAGCTCAGTCGCCTGGGGTCAAGCGTCGTCATCACACTCGCCGCCGTCGCCGCGACCCTTTGGGAGAGGGTCACGCTTGCACGTGGCGGACTCACGTGATCAAGGTCGCGTGCCGAGTGATCGTCCGCACGCGGCGAGTCCGCGTGCAATTCTCATCGAGTTGGCCGTGGGCCAATCATCTGGGGCGTGTTGCGGATCTGCTATCGGGCTACGCTCGGCCCGACCTCAACAGTGCCTAA
- a CDS encoding topoisomerase DNA-binding C4 zinc finger domain-containing protein, translating into MHSSTDATPKSAIEVGYPRPLHARSNEPACPKCNPAKIQRKAAKGKHSDKRFWACNNYPQCREIIGID; encoded by the coding sequence ATGCACTCATCGACCGATGCAACGCCGAAGTCGGCAATCGAGGTTGGCTATCCACGACCATTGCATGCTCGGTCAAACGAACCCGCTTGCCCCAAATGCAATCCCGCGAAAATCCAGCGAAAAGCAGCCAAAGGCAAACACTCCGACAAACGCTTCTGGGCCTGTAACAACTACCCCCAATGCCGCGAAATCATCGGCATCGACTGA
- a CDS encoding 3'-5' exonuclease — translation MMQFRISDTFTDSLTRLTGDEQKAVKTTAFDLQVNPANPGLQFHRIERCKDNHFWSIRAGRDIRVIVHKTDASLLLCYVDHHDKAYQWAEKRKLERHPKTGAAQLVEIRETVREIEVPTYVEATPQPSPPCLAGMVREDLLTYGVPDQWVDDCLAADEDRLLTIADRLPGEAAEALLILATGGRPEPRTVADVDDDPFNHPDALTRFRVLDDADELAAALDAPWEKWIVFLHPAQQGFVDRRFNGPARVSGSAGTGKTIVAIHRAAAALKSAPLKAATMHVLLTTFSEDLAKALVQKVRYLIPSERISRTLPKPDGEPKLVVASLDEIAKQFHAMQHGTPADCIDDEKLLDRIEAIIAKSDGVSLTPRFLLDEWNDVVDGWKLASWSDYRDFKRLGRKTRLSESGREQAWGVFEELRATLRSRGQSTPAMLYADLGQSEHRPFHSVIVDECQDVSPAQLRFLANLTKNHSGELFFAGDLGQRIFRTPFSWSSLGVEVRGRSRTLRINYRTSHQIRRMADRLLDGSLTDVDGNEEHRDGTISVFNGPRPSVYMADDENAESDHVADWLLARINENVDPSEIAIFGRTIDQLARARDAVRKASDISGHGLGAIRLATMHGAKGLEFRCVCVMACDDDIVPLEERIRAIGDHADLEDIYNTERHLLYVACTRARDQLMITGVDPASEFLEDFNC, via the coding sequence ATGATGCAATTCCGAATCTCCGACACGTTCACCGACAGCCTGACGCGGTTGACCGGCGATGAACAGAAAGCGGTCAAGACGACCGCGTTCGACTTGCAGGTGAATCCGGCCAATCCCGGATTGCAGTTCCATCGCATCGAGCGTTGCAAAGACAATCATTTTTGGTCAATCCGTGCGGGCCGTGATATCCGTGTGATTGTTCACAAGACGGACGCGAGCTTGCTGCTGTGCTATGTCGATCACCATGACAAGGCGTACCAGTGGGCCGAAAAACGGAAACTGGAACGACATCCGAAAACGGGCGCGGCGCAATTGGTAGAGATTCGCGAGACGGTGCGCGAGATCGAGGTGCCGACATACGTGGAGGCGACTCCGCAACCATCACCACCATGCTTGGCAGGTATGGTCCGCGAGGACTTGCTGACTTATGGTGTACCGGATCAATGGGTCGACGATTGCCTCGCCGCCGACGAAGACCGCTTGCTAACAATCGCAGACCGGTTGCCCGGCGAAGCTGCCGAGGCGTTGTTGATTCTGGCGACGGGGGGACGACCGGAACCGCGGACGGTGGCCGATGTCGATGATGATCCGTTCAACCACCCGGACGCACTGACGCGATTCCGCGTTCTGGACGATGCTGATGAACTGGCGGCGGCGCTCGATGCCCCGTGGGAAAAGTGGATTGTCTTTTTGCATCCGGCCCAACAGGGCTTTGTCGATCGACGCTTCAACGGTCCGGCCCGCGTGTCAGGCAGTGCCGGAACAGGGAAGACCATCGTGGCGATTCACCGCGCAGCGGCGGCCTTGAAGTCGGCGCCCCTTAAAGCGGCGACGATGCACGTTTTGTTGACAACGTTCTCCGAAGATTTGGCGAAGGCTTTGGTGCAGAAGGTGCGGTACCTGATACCTTCCGAACGGATCTCGCGTACTTTGCCAAAGCCGGACGGCGAACCGAAACTGGTGGTGGCTTCGCTTGATGAAATCGCTAAACAATTCCACGCCATGCAACATGGGACGCCGGCCGACTGCATTGACGACGAGAAACTGCTTGACCGGATTGAGGCGATCATCGCTAAATCCGACGGTGTATCGCTTACGCCGCGGTTCCTCTTGGATGAATGGAACGATGTGGTTGACGGCTGGAAATTGGCATCGTGGTCGGACTATCGGGATTTCAAGCGGCTAGGACGTAAAACGCGTTTAAGTGAATCCGGACGCGAGCAGGCTTGGGGCGTCTTTGAAGAATTGCGTGCCACCCTTCGATCAAGGGGACAAAGCACGCCGGCAATGTTGTACGCCGATTTGGGTCAGTCGGAGCATCGCCCGTTTCACAGCGTGATCGTCGACGAGTGCCAAGACGTTAGCCCGGCACAATTGCGATTCCTGGCCAACCTGACTAAGAATCATTCTGGTGAATTGTTCTTTGCCGGCGATTTGGGACAACGAATATTTCGTACACCGTTCTCGTGGTCCTCTCTTGGCGTCGAGGTTCGCGGACGAAGCCGGACACTAAGAATCAACTACCGAACGTCACACCAGATTCGGCGGATGGCAGACAGGTTGCTCGACGGATCATTGACGGATGTTGATGGCAACGAAGAACATCGAGATGGGACCATCAGCGTGTTCAACGGCCCCCGTCCATCGGTTTACATGGCCGATGATGAAAACGCCGAATCCGATCACGTCGCAGACTGGCTGCTCGCGCGGATCAACGAGAACGTCGATCCTTCAGAAATCGCGATTTTTGGACGCACGATCGATCAATTGGCCCGTGCTCGCGACGCAGTCCGAAAAGCATCGGACATTTCCGGTCACGGTTTGGGAGCCATTCGTTTGGCGACGATGCACGGAGCGAAAGGTCTCGAATTTCGCTGCGTCTGCGTGATGGCTTGCGATGACGACATCGTCCCACTGGAAGAACGTATTCGGGCAATCGGTGATCATGCGGACCTCGAAGACATCTACAACACCGAGCGCCACTTGCTTTACGTCGCCTGCACCCGAGCCCGCGATCAACTGATGATTACCGGCGTCGATCCGGCATCGGAGTTTCTTGAGGACTTCAATTGTTGA
- a CDS encoding ABC-three component system middle component 2: MSTGSNETTVSPFNSPVELGFRTLVFLNEAFPNEFSLRQLVIFDYLMVHSDDVAGGPEGLHPQTPYRSGELLVRREPLQAGIQLFHSRGLIEKLYRQTGVFFAASDRTESFLDVIEADYSVTLRNRASWVAETFGDKSVEYLDDFVAANLGKWGAEFEMASVLWNGVADD, encoded by the coding sequence GTGAGTACCGGATCGAATGAAACAACCGTTTCGCCATTCAATAGCCCTGTCGAGTTGGGTTTTCGAACACTGGTTTTTTTAAACGAAGCTTTCCCGAATGAATTTTCGCTTCGGCAGCTCGTTATCTTCGACTATTTGATGGTTCACTCGGATGACGTTGCGGGTGGCCCTGAAGGACTGCATCCGCAGACCCCGTACCGCAGCGGCGAGTTGCTCGTTCGCCGCGAGCCCTTGCAAGCTGGAATACAGCTTTTCCACAGCCGAGGCTTGATCGAAAAGCTCTATCGTCAGACCGGTGTTTTCTTCGCAGCGAGCGATCGCACCGAATCGTTTCTCGATGTCATTGAAGCGGATTATTCAGTCACCCTGCGGAATCGAGCGAGCTGGGTAGCCGAAACGTTCGGGGATAAGTCTGTCGAGTACCTTGACGACTTTGTAGCCGCCAACCTTGGCAAGTGGGGCGCGGAGTTTGAGATGGCCTCCGTCCTTTGGAATGGGGTTGCAGATGACTGA
- a CDS encoding RNase H family protein, with product MIGQHQCFANGFADSHVFFEQLPIGQQSIEDSVRPEQNRPGQHQHRELELFCGGHCSNRGQVGGWAFSLQTPAGRVLQEAADSHPRASLQRMHLMAIDRGLRHCSGGAIVTLVVTDQLVEDIMARHLRDWLRHGWRSIRHRANARLWTRIGGQLRRVNLRVQFVKAEHGNRRVQSVCDRAKMASSHTEQIAVANET from the coding sequence GTGATAGGACAGCATCAGTGTTTTGCGAATGGCTTCGCCGATTCACATGTTTTTTTTGAGCAATTACCGATTGGACAGCAGTCAATCGAAGATTCAGTAAGGCCGGAGCAGAATCGCCCAGGGCAACACCAGCACCGCGAGCTGGAACTGTTCTGCGGCGGTCACTGTTCCAATCGCGGCCAAGTCGGGGGCTGGGCGTTTTCGCTCCAGACCCCCGCTGGTCGCGTTTTACAAGAGGCGGCGGATTCGCATCCTCGGGCGTCTCTACAGCGAATGCACTTGATGGCAATTGACCGCGGCCTACGACATTGTTCCGGCGGCGCTATCGTGACCCTGGTTGTGACGGACCAACTGGTCGAGGACATAATGGCACGCCACCTTCGCGACTGGCTCCGACACGGGTGGCGGTCAATTCGGCATCGAGCCAATGCGAGGCTTTGGACACGCATCGGCGGGCAACTCCGTCGTGTCAATCTACGGGTACAATTCGTCAAAGCGGAGCATGGCAATCGACGCGTCCAGTCGGTTTGCGATAGGGCCAAGATGGCATCGTCTCATACTGAGCAAATTGCGGTGGCGAATGAAACATAA
- a CDS encoding LptF/LptG family permease has translation MMWLIRWFFAVRPLFRCSDECNPRDSLLIQQMAGRLEARDKVRRQASIQCTNARRAWHKDGRVETKGVGQISILGTIPLRITRDLITLFCVSLFVITTLVMFVGVAREAINQGLGPVGVMQLIPFSLPNALSLAVPGTALFSVCSVYGRMSADNELVAMQSVGISLLPAMVPAIVLTAIISIATVGLINVAFTWGFHGVQRVALSSVEKIAYNKLRRDHNFQHDCFSISVRDVQGRDLVEPKIKILRTGAEPVHITARTAQLTYRPDDESLQVSITSGKADIGGVASFHFPDTFVQTIPLGLESSHNLLTAHPSHMSMRDLPKASLRQSDDVRCRENEIAVRVGFSLLSSHLDEISDSDAIARDAGVEQSRKRVHRLDTEMNRRWASGFTCLAMSMIGIPLAIRMKTSDTMTTFGLVFLPTVLIYYPIFALTLDMAKGGQLFPQGVWIANLLFIVVSIMMMRRLVYQPA, from the coding sequence ATGATGTGGTTGATTCGATGGTTCTTTGCAGTGCGACCTTTGTTCCGCTGCTCGGATGAATGCAACCCTCGTGATTCGCTGCTCATTCAGCAGATGGCAGGACGATTGGAGGCAAGAGATAAGGTCCGTCGTCAAGCTTCAATCCAGTGTACAAACGCCCGTCGGGCGTGGCATAAGGATGGGAGAGTGGAGACGAAAGGGGTTGGCCAGATCAGCATATTGGGGACGATCCCGCTTCGGATCACTCGCGACCTCATCACCCTATTTTGTGTGTCGTTGTTTGTCATCACGACGTTGGTGATGTTCGTCGGTGTAGCACGTGAGGCGATCAATCAAGGACTCGGGCCAGTGGGCGTGATGCAGCTGATACCGTTTTCTCTTCCCAATGCTCTCTCGTTAGCGGTTCCCGGTACAGCTTTGTTCAGTGTTTGCAGCGTTTATGGTCGTATGTCAGCAGACAACGAATTGGTTGCGATGCAGTCGGTGGGGATCTCGTTGTTGCCGGCGATGGTTCCCGCCATCGTGTTGACCGCCATCATAAGCATCGCGACCGTGGGGCTGATTAACGTTGCGTTTACTTGGGGATTCCATGGGGTTCAGCGTGTTGCCTTATCATCGGTCGAGAAAATCGCTTACAACAAACTCCGCCGTGATCATAACTTTCAGCACGACTGCTTTTCCATCTCGGTTCGCGATGTCCAAGGACGTGATTTGGTTGAACCGAAAATCAAAATCCTGCGAACGGGGGCCGAACCAGTCCATATCACCGCCCGCACCGCACAACTGACCTATCGTCCTGACGACGAAAGCCTGCAAGTAAGTATTACCAGCGGGAAAGCAGACATCGGTGGTGTGGCGTCGTTCCATTTCCCAGACACGTTTGTGCAAACCATTCCACTGGGGTTGGAATCGAGTCACAACTTGCTGACCGCACATCCCTCTCATATGTCCATGCGAGATTTGCCAAAGGCGTCGCTGCGCCAATCCGACGACGTGCGGTGCCGAGAGAACGAAATCGCCGTCCGCGTTGGCTTCAGTCTGCTGTCCTCCCACCTCGACGAAATCAGCGATTCCGATGCGATTGCACGTGACGCTGGTGTCGAGCAAAGCCGAAAACGTGTGCATCGTCTCGATACGGAAATGAATCGGCGTTGGGCCAGCGGATTCACTTGTCTGGCAATGTCGATGATTGGCATTCCACTGGCGATCCGCATGAAAACGTCCGACACCATGACGACGTTTGGCCTCGTCTTTCTTCCAACGGTGCTGATCTATTACCCAATCTTCGCTTTGACGTTGGACATGGCGAAGGGCGGCCAATTGTTCCCACAAGGTGTTTGGATCGCCAATTTACTGTTTATCGTCGTCAGTATCATGATGATGCGCCGACTTGTTTATCAACCCGCGTGA